Proteins found in one Triticum aestivum cultivar Chinese Spring chromosome 4D, IWGSC CS RefSeq v2.1, whole genome shotgun sequence genomic segment:
- the LOC123100499 gene encoding acyl transferase 1-like: MVTFTARRGEPELVRPARPTPTETKALSDLDDQWTLRFYESIVGFFRAPPGEAPRPGKVARGIKAAVAAALVYYYPMAGRLRKLPGGNRLAVDCTGEGVAFVEASADVRLQDLGQPLVPPYPCVEEFLGDCGDTRDVLGKPLLFLQVTQLKCGGFVIGLHMCHCIADGFGILQFIKTIADFGCGELIPTTLPVWKRDIFTARMPPSIAHVYPAYKPFLHGLECTGDDVMLSTPPECMEVQYLFFGPNEIEMLRSHVPEHLSKSTTTFELITAVMWRCRTLALGYESTQKVRVMFTLNTRGRSINGESAVPRGYYGNAHFSPMVEVTVEELAAKPLGHILELMRQVKLDTTKDRMKSMVDLMALWRERSPFGMDRTYEVSDTKWVGGNALQFGKAELVAAGTPHAGDFTSKLISYHTKCKNKDGEDSTVVSILLPKPAMEKFTKEMTFWLKK; this comes from the exons ATGGTGACATTCACGGCGCGCCGGGGCGAGCCGGAGCTGGTGCGCCCGGCGAGGCCGACGCCAACGGAAACCAAGGCGCTCTCCGACCTCGACGACCAGTGGACGCTGCGGTTCTACGAGTCCATCGTCGGCTTCTTCCGGGCCCCGCCGGGCGAGGCGCCCAGGCCGGGCAAGGTGGCCAGGGGCATCAAGGCGGCCGTGGCCGCGGCGCTCGTGTACTACTACCCAATGGCCGGCCGCCTGCGGAAGCTCCCCGGCGGGAACAGGCTGGCGGTGGACTGCACGGGGGAGGGGGTGGCCTTCGTGGAGGCCTCCGCCGACGTGCGGCTCCAGGACCTCGGCCAGCCGCTGGTGCCGCCGTACCCGTGCGTTGAGGAGTTCCTCGGAGACTGCGGCGACACCAGGGATGTACTTGGCAAGCCTTTGCTCTTCCTGCAG GTGACACAACTAAAATGTGGAGGATTTGTTATTGGGCTTCACATGTGTCATTGCATTGCTGATGGTTTTGGTATTCTTCAATTTATCAAAACTATAGCCGATTTTGGATGTGGTGAACTTATCCCAACAACTTTGCCTGTGTGGAAAAGAGATATCTTCACAGCACGCATGCCACCATCAATTGCACATGTTTACCCGGCATATAAGCCATTTCTTCATGGGTTAGAGTGCACAGGAGACGACGTGATGCTATCAACTCCGCCAGAATGCATGGAAGTGCAATATTTATTCTTTGGGCCAAATGAGATAGAAATGTTGAGAAGCCACGTCCCAGAACACCTCTCTAAATCTACTACAACATTTGAGTTGATTACGGCTGTCATGTGGCGGTGCCGCACATTGGCACTGGGCTATGAATCTACTCAAAAAGTCCGTGTCATGTTTACATTAAACACACGTGGGAGAAGCATTAATGGTGAAAGCGCCGTCCCACGTGGTTACTATGGAAATGCACATTTCTCTCCTATGGTCGAGGTCACTGTCGAGGAGTTGGCTGCAAAGCCGCTTGGACATATACTTGAGCTCATGCGTCAAGTCAAGTTGGACACCACAAAGGATCGCATGAAGTCAATGGTGGATTTGATGGCATTATGGCGAGAGCGGTCACCTTTTGGTATGGATAGAACATATGAGGTTAGTGACACAAAGTGGGTTGGAGGCAATGCACTGCAATTTGGGAAAGCCGAGTTGGTTGCCGCTGGCACACCGCATGCTGGAGATTTCACTTCAAAGCTGATAAGCTATCATACCAAGTGTAAGAATAAAGATGGTGAAGACTCAACCGTGGTATCAATCCTACTACCAAAACCAGCAATGGAGAAGTTCACAAAGGAGATGACGTTTTGGCTGAAGAAGTAA
- the LOC123100500 gene encoding glutathione S-transferase F8, chloroplastic — protein MAAGLQVFGQPASTDVARVLTCLFEKNLEFELVRIDTFKREHKLPEFIKLRDPTGQVTFKHGDKTLVDSRAICRYLCTQFPEDGNRGIYGTGSLERASIEQWLQAEAQSFDAPSSELVFHLAFAPQLNMLPDEARIAENERKLQQMLGVYDEILAKNQYLAGDEFTLADLSHLPASHYIAGSQRGRKLFTSKRHVARWYDAISSRPSWQQVVKMQHEHPGTFE, from the exons ATGGCGGCCGGTCTGCAGGTGTTCGGGCAGCCGGCGTCGACTGACGTGGCCCGGGTGCTCACCTGCCTCTTCGAGAAGAACCTCGAGTTCGAGCTCGTCCGCATCGACACCTTCAAGAGGGAGCACAAGCTGCCCGAGTTCATCAAGCTAAGG GATCCTACCGGGCAGGTGACCTTCAAGCATGGTGACAAGACCCTTGTTG ATTCAAGGGCGATATGCCGGTACCTGTGCACCCAGTTCCCGGAGGACGGCAACCGCGGGATCTACGGCACGGGGTCGCTGGAGCGCGCGTCCATCGAGCAGTGGCTCCAGGCGGAGGCCCAGAGCTTCGACGCCCCGAGCTCGGAGCTCGTCTTCCACCTGGCCTTCGCGCCGCAGCTCAACATGCTCCCCGACGAGGCCCGCATCGCGGAGAACGAGCGGAAGCTGCAGCAGATGCTCGGCGTCTACGACGAGATCCTCGCCAAGAACCAGtacctcgccggcgacgagttcACGCTCGCCGACCTCTCCCACCTGCCGGCCTCCCACTACATCGCCGGCTCCCAGCGGGGCAGGAAGCTCTTCACCTCCAAGAGGCACGTGGCCAGGTGGTACGACGCCATCTCCAGCCGCCCCTCGTGGCAGCAGGTGGTCAAGATGCAGCACGAGCACCCCGGCACCTTCGAGTGA
- the LOC123098904 gene encoding glutathione S-transferase F10 encodes MASGLQVFGQPASTDVARVLTCLFEKNLEFDLVRIDTFKRQHKLPEFIRLRDPSGQVTFKHGDKTLVDPRAICRYLCTQFPNQGNRNLYGTGSLERASIEQWLQAEAQSFNPPSSALVFQLAFAPLLEIPQDHMVIAENERKLQQVLNVYDEILSKNEYLAGDEFTLADLSHLPDSQYLVSSERGMKLFTSRKNVARWFDQISSRKAWEQVVKMQMEHPGAFE; translated from the exons ATGGCTTCAGGCTTGCAAGTGTTTGGCCAGCCAGCATCCACCGATGTTGCCAGGGTTCTGACATGCCTCTTTGAGAAGAATTTGGAGTTTGATCTCGTCCGCATCGACACATTCAAGAGGCAGCACAAGCTTCCTGAGTTCATCAGGCTGCGC GATCCAAGTGGACAAGTGACATTCAAGCATGGTGACAAGACTCTTGTCG ACCCAAGGGCTATTTGCCGGTACCTCTGTACCCAGTTCCCAAACCAGGGAAACAGGAACCTCTATGGGACTGGCTCTCTGGAACGGGCATCAATAGAACAGTGGCTGCAAGCAGAGGCTCAGAGCTTCAACCCTCCCAGCTCGGCCCTCGTGTTTCAGCTGGCATTTGCTCCTCTTCTGGAAATCCCTCAGGACCACATGGTCATTGCAGAGAATGAGAGGAAGCTTCAGCAAGTCCTCAATGTTTACGACGAAATACTCTCGAAGAATGAGTACCTGGCTGGCGACGAGTTCACCCTGGCTGACCTCTCTCATCTTCCGGACTCGCAGTACCTTGTGAGCTCGGAGAGGGGGATGAAGCTCTTCACCTCCAGGAAGAATGTGGCGAGGTGGTTTGACCAAATCTCGAGCCGCAAGGCGTGGGAGCAGGTTGTCAAGATGCAGATGGAGCATCCTGGTGCCTTTGAGTAA
- the LOC123098902 gene encoding glutathione S-transferase F10 produces the protein MASVKVFGSPMSAEVARVLMCLFEKDVEFQLIRVDAYRGPKRMPQYLKLQPLGEALTFEDGSLTLSESRGILRHISHKYAMQGNPDLIGTGALERASIEQWLQTEAQSFDEPSAQMVYSLAFLPPAMPQKLNNDDGDGNGNGNNGTRAVVNASAKRVTAAGAAKEEEMRKMFEKSQRELEKLLDIYEQRLEEAEYLAGDKFTIADLSHLPNADRLAADPRSRRMFQRRKNVSRWWDKVSQREAWAYVKSLQRPPTSNGAGAGAAAAQNQQQPRSGEARDGSSDIHNYQRDQYADASDGGSNYQRSQYGEHSDYQQSRTGDARY, from the exons ATGGCGAGCGTGAAGGTGTTCGGGTCGCCGATGTCGGCGGAGGTGGCGCGCGTGCTCATGTGCCTGTTCGAGAAGGACGTGGAGTTCCAGCTGATCCGCGTCGACGCCTACCGCGGCCCCAAGCGCATGCCCCAGTACCTCAAGCTCCAGCCCCTCGGCGAGGCGCTCACCTTCGAGGACGGCAGCCTCACCCTCTCCG AGTCGCGGGGCATCCTGCGGCACATCTCGCACAAGTACGCCATGCAGGGCAACCCGGACCTGATCGGCACGGGGGCGCTGGAGCGCGCGTCCATCGAGCAGTGGCTGCAGACCGAGGCGCAGAGCTTCGACGAGCCCAGCGCCCAGATGGTCTACAGCCTCGCCTTCCTGCCGCCCGCCATGCCGCAGAAGCTCAacaacgacgacggcgacggcaacGGCAACGGCAATAATGGCACTAGGGCCGTGGTGAACGCGTCGGCGAAGCGCgtgacggcggcgggggcggccaaggaggaggagatgCGGAAGATGTTCGAGAAGAGCCAGAGGGAGCTGGAGAAGCTGCTGGACATCTACGAGCAGCGCCTGGAGGAGGCGGAGTACCTGGCCGGCGACAAGTTCACCATCGCCGACCTGTCGCACCTGCCCAACGCCGACCGCCTCGCCGCCGACCCGCGCTCCCGCCGCATGTTCCAGCGCCGCAAGAACGTCAGCCGCTGGTGGGACAAGGTCTCGCAGCGGGAGGCCTGGGCGTACGTCAAGAGCCTGCAGCGCCCGCCCACGTCcaacggcgccggcgccggcgccgctgcCGCGCAGAACCAGCAGCAGCCGCGGTCCGGCGAGGCGCGCGACGGCAGCAGCGACATCCACAACTACCAGCGCGACCAGTACGCCGACGCGAGCGACGGCGGCAGCAACTACCAGCGCAGCCAGTACGGCGAGCACAGCGACTACCAGCAGAGCCGGACGGGCGACGCGCGGTACTGA
- the LOC123098903 gene encoding glutathione S-transferase F11, producing MAAPVTVYGPAISPAVARVAACLLEKDVPFQLEAVDMSKGEHKSPSFLKLQPFGQVPAFKDHLTTVFESRAICRYICDQYSDRGNQTLLGRKEDGAVGRAAIEQWVESEGQAFNPPSLAIAFQLTFAPLMGMATDMAVVEQNEAKLAKVLDVYERRLAESQYFAGDEFTLADLVHMPNTDLLVSKAGKAGLITERKNLSRWWDEVSARPSWKKVVELQSVPRPSKA from the exons ATGGCGGCGCCCGTGACGGTGTACGGGCCGGCGATCTCGCCGGCGGTGGCGCGCGTGGCGGCGTGCCTGCTGGAGAAGGACGTGCCGTTCCAGCTCGAGGCGGTGGACATGTCCAAGGGCGAGCACAAGTCCCCCTCCTTCCTCAAGCTCCAGCCCTTCGGCCAGGTCCCCGCCTTCAAAGACCACCTCACCACCGTCTTCG AGTCAAGGGCCATTTGCCGTTACATCTGTGACCAGTACTCCGACCGTGGCAACCAGACTCTCCTAGGCCGGAAAGAAGACGGCGCGGTAGGCCGCGCTGCCATCGAGCAATGGGTAGAGTCCGAAGGCCAAGCATTTAACCCGCCGAGCTTGGCCATCGCATTCCAGCTCACCTTCGCGCCTCTCATGGGCATGGCCACCGACATGGCCGTGGTGGAGCAGAATGAGGCGAAGCTCGCCAAGGTGCTCGACGTGTATGAGCGGCGGCTGGCGGAGAGCCAGTATTTCGCCGGCGACGAGTTCACCCTTGCCGACCTTGTGCACATGCCCAACACTGATCTCCTCGTGAGCAAGGCCGGCAAGGCGGGTCTGATCACCGAGAGAAAGAATCTGTCCAGATGGTGGGATGAGGTCTCGGCTCGTCCGTCATGGAAGAAGGTTGTCGAGTTGCAGAGTGTACCACGGCCCTCTAAAGCTTGA
- the LOC123100498 gene encoding transcription initiation factor TFIID subunit 4, translated as MPRTRAMCCLMPSKPSGDARRRSSAACICCIGPHHRPSGGGALAPVDADNSSVRTPLTSCCGAGDAVRTPRTPKTPSARRLCGVRSRTPRRAQQVRRFTPAPAPAPAAPAAPARAAAPAAPARTPVAAAASAGAALAVPPVKTPVSAAASAGVPLVAPPPARTPVAAAPSAGAALVAPPPARTPVAAAAASAGAALAPPPARTPRTPSTPIGRTQRVCCVTTAAPAQAGNAKSKSGTARRRWLSSASKAVAQTRGAVSGNVRDSGTNPRANGHVAKAVHRAAPLAQAVEPPAPAKEDESVCSDEEYAMLCREGFSREDVAAVTIQAYFRAHLARRAFKALRSLVRLQAVARGAYVRRQAEVAALAKPKDNDDKLLLLQN; from the exons ATGCCGAGGACGCGGGCGATGTGCTGCCTCATGCCGTCGAAGCCCTCCGGCGATGCGCGCCGCCGCAGCAGCGCGGCGTGCATTTGCTGCATCGGCCCCCACCACCGCCCGTCCGGGGGCGGCGCCCTCGCCCCCGTCGACGCGGACAACAGCAGCGTGCGGACGCCGCTCACCAGCTGCTGCGGCGCCGGGGACGCCGTCCGCACGCCGCGCACCCCCAAGACGCCCTCCGCCAGGCGCCTCTGCGGCGTCCGCTCCCGCACCCCGCGCCGCGCGCAGCAGGTCCGCCGCTTCACTCCGGCACCAGCGCCGGCGCCCGCGGCACCTGCTGCTCCAGCGCGAGCGGCGGCGCCGGCTGCTCCCGCGAGGACTCCTGTGGCAGCTGCTGCATCGGCTGGAGCGGCGCTGGCTGTTCCTCCGGTGAAGACTCCCGTATCAGCTGCTGCGTCAGCTGGAGTGCCGCTGGTTGCTCCTCCTCCTGCGAGGACTCCCGTGGCAGCTGCTCCGTCGGCTGGAGCGGCGCTGGTTGCTCCTCCTCCTGCGAGGACTCCCGTGgcagctgctgctgcttcggctggAGCGGCGCTGGCTCCTCCTCCTGCGAGGACGCCGCGAACGCCTTCGACGCCGATCGGGCGGACCCAGCGCGTGTGCTGCGTGACCACCGCGGCGCCAGCGCAGGCCGGCAACGCGAAGTCCAAGTCGGGCACCGCGCGGCGCCGCTGGCTCAGCTCCGCCAGCAAGGCGGTGGCGCAGACGCGCGGCGCGGTCTCCGGCAACGTTCGCGACAGCGGCACCAACCCGCGTGCCAACGGCCACGTCGCCAAGGCGGTCCACAGGGCGGCGCCGCTCGCGCAGGCCGTGGAGCCGCCAGCGCCGGCGAAGGAGGACGAGTCGGTCTGCTCCGACGAGGAGTACGCGATGCTGTGCCGGGAGGGCTTCTCACGGGAGGACGTCGCCGCCGTCACCATCCAGGCCTACTTCCGCGCGCACCTG GCGCGGCGGGCGTTCAAGGCGCTGAGGAGCCTGGTGAGGCTGCAGGCGGTGGCGCGGGGCGCGTACGTGCGGCGGCAGGCGGAGGTGGCG GCGCTCGCCAAGCCCAAGGACAACGACGACAAGCTCCTGCTGCTGCAGAACTGA